A single window of Archangium gephyra DNA harbors:
- a CDS encoding DUF2911 domain-containing protein has product MKKLLGCVVAVVVSLTALPASAQLELPAASPSAKVMQDVGLTEISVDYSSPAVKGRKLWGELVPFGQVWRTGANMATKISFSRDVTFGGKAVPAGTYSLVTIPAEKEWTVVLNKELGLFGGGKAYDQKDDVVRVSATPSEIPNRERMTFLFSNTTDDQTSLDLEWGTVRVSVPVKTDTAAYAQANIQSAVNGAWRSLANAARYVADTSKDYNTALGYADDSLAIQSHWYNNWIKADILARTGKFAEARKFAQTAWDLGQKDQNFFFKDQVAKALQDWKGKK; this is encoded by the coding sequence ATGAAGAAGCTTCTTGGGTGTGTTGTCGCTGTTGTGGTGTCCCTCACCGCGCTGCCCGCCTCGGCGCAGCTCGAGCTGCCCGCCGCGAGCCCGTCGGCCAAGGTGATGCAGGACGTGGGTCTGACCGAGATCTCGGTCGACTATTCGAGCCCCGCCGTCAAGGGGCGCAAGCTGTGGGGCGAGCTCGTCCCCTTCGGTCAGGTGTGGCGCACCGGCGCCAACATGGCCACGAAGATCTCCTTCAGCCGGGATGTGACCTTCGGCGGCAAGGCCGTCCCCGCCGGCACCTACTCCCTCGTCACCATCCCCGCCGAGAAGGAGTGGACGGTGGTGCTGAACAAGGAGCTCGGTCTGTTCGGCGGTGGCAAGGCCTACGACCAGAAGGACGACGTCGTTCGCGTCTCCGCCACCCCCTCCGAGATTCCCAACCGCGAGCGCATGACGTTCCTCTTCTCCAACACCACCGATGACCAGACCTCTCTGGACCTCGAGTGGGGGACCGTGCGCGTCTCGGTGCCCGTCAAGACGGACACGGCGGCGTACGCCCAGGCCAACATCCAGTCCGCGGTGAACGGCGCGTGGCGCTCCCTGGCCAACGCGGCCCGCTACGTGGCCGATACGTCCAAGGACTACAACACCGCGCTGGGCTACGCGGATGACTCGCTGGCCATCCAGTCGCACTGGTACAACAACTGGATCAAGGCCGACATCCTGGCGCGCACGGGCAAGTTCGCCGAGGCCCGCAAGTTCGCGCAGACGGCCTGGGACCTGGGCCAGAAGGACCAGAACTTCTTCTTCAAGGATCAGGTCGCCAAGGCCCTCCAGGACTGGAAGGGCAAGAAGTAG
- a CDS encoding metallophosphoesterase, whose amino-acid sequence MLLRFFSFSIFIATGALLGHLYLYRRLVRDTVRSRALRFLAVAVFLLMTLVLLLRRPLLDALPMELSDALSVVTYTWMGVALLLVVALLVLDLGRGLVALGRRLRAPASPPVDEERRRFLSRAVASGAAVTGGGLAAYGTWRAFAPPTVTEVVLKVPKLPRALEGLSIVQLTDIHVGPFIQRRFMDELVRQANALRPDLFAITGDLVDGDVPTLGGHVAALANLKSRFGSFFVTGNHDYFSGDEEWSAFLGTLGIQVLRNRHVRIGDAGGSLDLVGVDDWSGGRRRGKKGYDLDLALAGRDPDRASVLLAHQPANFKVAAERGVDVQISGHTHGGQLVPMTFFIGLAWEHSAGLYQHGGSHLYVSRGCGFWGPPMRVGSPPELVKLVLTA is encoded by the coding sequence ATGCTGCTCCGGTTCTTCTCCTTCTCGATCTTCATCGCGACTGGCGCCCTGCTGGGACACCTCTATCTGTACCGGCGGCTGGTGCGAGACACGGTCCGCAGCCGCGCGCTCCGGTTCCTGGCCGTGGCCGTGTTCCTCTTGATGACGCTCGTGCTGCTGCTCCGGCGCCCGCTGCTGGACGCTCTGCCTATGGAGCTCTCGGATGCCCTCTCGGTGGTCACCTACACCTGGATGGGTGTGGCGCTCCTGTTGGTGGTTGCGCTGCTCGTCCTGGACCTGGGCCGAGGGCTCGTGGCGCTGGGGCGGCGGCTTCGCGCGCCTGCCTCTCCGCCCGTGGACGAGGAGCGGCGGCGCTTCCTCTCCCGGGCGGTGGCCAGCGGTGCGGCCGTCACGGGTGGGGGGCTGGCTGCCTATGGAACCTGGAGGGCCTTCGCTCCCCCCACGGTGACCGAGGTGGTGCTGAAGGTTCCCAAGCTGCCCAGGGCCCTGGAGGGACTCAGCATCGTCCAGCTCACGGACATCCATGTGGGCCCCTTCATCCAGCGCAGGTTCATGGACGAGCTGGTCCGTCAGGCCAACGCGCTCCGGCCGGATCTCTTCGCCATCACGGGAGACCTCGTGGACGGGGACGTGCCCACGCTCGGGGGGCACGTGGCGGCACTCGCGAACCTGAAGTCGCGCTTCGGCTCCTTCTTCGTCACCGGCAATCACGACTACTTCTCGGGCGACGAGGAGTGGTCGGCGTTCCTCGGGACGCTCGGCATCCAGGTGTTGCGCAACCGCCACGTGCGCATCGGTGACGCGGGCGGCTCGTTGGACCTCGTGGGCGTGGATGACTGGAGCGGCGGACGCCGGCGCGGCAAGAAGGGCTACGACCTCGACCTGGCACTCGCGGGAAGGGACCCGGACCGGGCCTCGGTGCTGCTCGCGCACCAGCCCGCCAACTTCAAGGTCGCGGCGGAGCGCGGTGTGGACGTGCAGATCTCCGGCCATACCCATGGTGGACAGCTCGTCCCCATGACCTTCTTCATCGGACTGGCCTGGGAACACTCCGCGGGGCTCTACCAGCATGGCGGCTCGCACCTCTACGTGAGCCGGGGCTGCGGCTTCTGGGGCCCGCCCATGCGCGTGGGCAGCCCGCCGGAGCTCGTCAAACTGGTGCTGACGGCGTGA